From the Streptococcus oralis ATCC 35037 genome, one window contains:
- a CDS encoding HD domain-containing protein, translating into MNEKVFRDPVHNYIHVNNQVIYDLINTKEFQRLRRIKQLGTSSYTFHGGEHSRFSHCLGVYEIARRITEIFEEKYPEEWDPAESLLTMTAALLHDLGHGAYSHTFEHLFDTDHEAITQEIIQSPETEIHQVLLQVAPDFPKKVASVINHTYPNKQVVQLISSQIDADRMDYLLRDSYFTGASYGEFDLTRILRVIRPIENGIAFQRNGMHAIEDYVLSRYQMYMQVYFHPATRAMEVLLQNLLKRAKELYPEDKDFFARTSPHLLPFFEKKVTLSDYLALDDGVMNTYFQLWMSSPDKILADLSQRFVNRKVFKSITFSEKDQDQLATMRQLVEEIGFDPDYYTAIHKNFDLPYDIYRPESENPRTQIEILQKNGELAELSSLSPIVQSLAGSRHGDNRFYFPKEMLDQNSIFASITQQFLHLIENDHFTPNKNE; encoded by the coding sequence ATGAACGAAAAAGTATTCCGTGACCCAGTTCACAACTACATCCATGTAAACAATCAGGTCATATACGACTTGATCAATACAAAAGAATTTCAACGTCTGCGCCGTATTAAGCAACTAGGAACTTCCAGCTATACCTTCCATGGTGGCGAACACAGTCGCTTTTCCCACTGTTTGGGGGTCTATGAGATTGCTCGTCGTATCACAGAGATTTTTGAAGAAAAATATCCTGAAGAATGGGATCCTGCTGAGTCTCTCTTGACCATGACCGCTGCGCTCCTTCATGATCTTGGGCATGGTGCCTACTCCCATACTTTTGAACATCTCTTTGATACAGATCATGAAGCTATTACCCAGGAAATCATCCAAAGTCCTGAGACAGAGATTCACCAAGTTCTGCTACAAGTAGCGCCTGACTTTCCAAAAAAAGTTGCCAGTGTCATCAATCATACCTATCCTAACAAGCAGGTCGTGCAGCTCATTTCTAGTCAGATCGATGCGGACCGCATGGACTATCTCTTGCGCGACTCCTATTTTACAGGAGCATCTTATGGGGAATTTGACCTGACTCGCATCCTCCGAGTGATTCGCCCTATCGAAAATGGCATCGCCTTTCAGCGCAATGGCATGCACGCCATCGAAGACTATGTTCTCAGTCGCTACCAGATGTATATGCAGGTTTATTTCCACCCAGCAACACGTGCCATGGAAGTTCTCCTACAGAATCTTCTCAAGCGTGCTAAGGAACTCTACCCTGAGGACAAGGACTTCTTTGCACGCACTTCTCCACATTTGCTACCTTTTTTTGAAAAAAAAGTTACTCTATCTGACTATCTGGCACTTGATGACGGCGTGATGAATACCTACTTCCAACTCTGGATGAGCAGTCCTGACAAGATTCTCGCAGACTTGTCGCAACGTTTTGTCAACCGCAAGGTCTTTAAATCCATTACTTTTTCAGAAAAAGACCAAGACCAACTCGCAACCATGAGACAACTGGTTGAAGAAATCGGTTTTGATCCAGACTACTATACTGCTATTCATAAGAACTTTGACCTCCCTTATGATATCTATCGTCCCGAATCTGAAAATCCACGGACTCAGATTGAAATTTTACAAAAAAATGGTGAACTGGCAGAACTCTCTAGCCTGTCCCCTATCGTCCAATCCCTTGCTGGCAGTCGCCACGGTGACAATCGTTTCTATTTTCCAAAAGAAATGTTGGACCAAAACAGCATCTTCGCAAGTATCACCCAGCAATTTTTACACTTGATTGAGAACGATCATTTTACCCCAAATAAGAATGAATAG
- a CDS encoding Imm6 family immunity protein → MKDNKNLLLFLQELIYGLVDFISEKEYKEFVFDSLKLSKQELDKESGFCPDDLYNRLENMDEQDILTFQMLDKKTNPLVWNCIANFFVLVCHYSYMASGEVYLPQTIESVDEDTLAVLALSYKQILSENSELISQISGPEIEGYLKDELVKNYFGPLFLSDENE, encoded by the coding sequence ATGAAAGATAATAAAAATTTGTTGCTCTTTCTACAGGAGTTGATATACGGTCTTGTAGATTTTATCAGTGAGAAAGAATATAAGGAATTTGTCTTTGACTCCTTAAAACTTTCAAAACAGGAGCTTGATAAAGAGAGTGGGTTTTGTCCAGATGATTTATACAATCGATTGGAAAATATGGATGAGCAGGATATCTTGACATTTCAGATGCTAGATAAGAAAACCAATCCACTAGTATGGAACTGTATCGCTAATTTCTTTGTCTTAGTTTGTCATTATTCTTATATGGCTTCGGGGGAAGTCTACCTGCCACAAACGATAGAAAGTGTCGACGAGGACACACTGGCTGTTCTTGCCTTAAGCTACAAACAAATCCTATCTGAAAACAGTGAACTCATTTCACAAATATCTGGGCCAGAAATAGAAGGATATTTAAAGGATGAGCTCGTTAAAAACTACTTTGGACCACTATTTTTATCTGATGAGAACGAATAG
- the yidA gene encoding sugar-phosphatase gives MSIKLIAVDIDGTLVNSKKEITPEVFSAIQDAKEAGVKVVIATGRPIAGVAKLLDDLQLRDEGDYVVTFNGALVQETATGHEIISESLTYEDYLYMEFLSRKLGVHMHAITKDGIYTANRNIGKYTVHESTLVNMPIFYRTPEEMAGKEIVKCMFIDEPEILDAAIEKIPAEFYERYSINKSAPFYLELLKKNVDKGSAITHLAEKLGLTKDETMAIGDEENDRAMLEVVGNPVVMENGNPELKKIAKYITKTNDESGVAHAIRTWVL, from the coding sequence ATGAGTATTAAACTAATCGCCGTCGATATCGACGGTACCCTGGTTAACAGTAAAAAGGAAATCACTCCGGAAGTCTTTTCTGCCATCCAAGATGCCAAAGAAGCTGGTGTCAAAGTCGTGATTGCAACGGGTCGTCCTATCGCAGGCGTTGCCAAACTTTTGGACGACTTGCAATTGAGAGATGAGGGTGACTATGTTGTAACCTTCAACGGTGCCCTTGTTCAAGAAACTGCTACTGGCCATGAGATTATCAGCGAATCCTTGACCTATGAGGATTATCTGTATATGGAATTTCTCAGTCGCAAGCTCGGTGTCCACATGCACGCTATTACCAAGGATGGTATCTACACTGCCAATCGCAATATCGGAAAATACACGGTGCACGAATCAACCCTCGTCAACATGCCCATCTTCTACCGCACTCCTGAAGAAATGGCTGGCAAGGAAATCGTCAAGTGTATGTTTATCGATGAACCAGAAATCCTCGATGCTGCGATTGAAAAGATACCAGCCGAATTTTACGAGCGCTACTCCATCAACAAATCTGCTCCTTTCTACCTCGAACTCCTTAAAAAGAATGTAGACAAGGGTTCAGCCATCACTCACTTAGCTGAAAAACTCGGATTGACCAAAGATGAAACCATGGCGATCGGCGACGAAGAAAATGACCGTGCCATGCTCGAAGTCGTTGGCAATCCCGTTGTTATGGAAAATGGAAATCCTGAACTCAAAAAAATCGCCAAATACATCACCAAAACAAATGATGAATCTGGCGTTGCCCATGCTATTCGTACGTGGGTATTGTAA
- a CDS encoding ribosomal-processing cysteine protease Prp, whose protein sequence is MIQAVFERAEDGELRSAEITGHAESGEYGLDVVCASVSTLAINFINSIEKFAGYEPILELNEDEGGYLKVDIPADLPSHQREMTQLFFESFFLGMANLSENSSEFVQTRVITEN, encoded by the coding sequence ATGATACAAGCAGTCTTTGAGAGAGCCGAAGATGGCGAGCTGAGGAGTGCGGAAATTACTGGACACGCCGAAAGTGGCGAATACGGCTTAGATGTCGTGTGTGCATCGGTTTCTACGCTTGCCATTAACTTTATCAATTCCATTGAGAAATTTGCAGGCTATGAACCAATCTTAGAATTAAACGAAGATGAAGGTGGCTATCTAAAGGTTGATATACCAGCGGATCTTCCTTCACACCAGAGAGAAATGACCCAGTTATTCTTTGAATCATTTTTCTTAGGTATGGCAAACTTATCGGAGAACTCTTCTGAGTTCGTCCAAACCAGAGTTATCACAGAAAACTAA
- a CDS encoding Imm6 family immunity protein yields MLTSYFMLIFAEAIVNRMKTRYNSQIRTALDACWSFLENRDKRGEELYRLLDDGTDFSGIFIYMQLDENEANGLLWDNISYAIGVTAKEAFEFENKKELPSPLENIEPELLDVFIDNLKEISMDLYHHVETVKIFINKNPYPSRESALKELDRLGLLR; encoded by the coding sequence ATGCTTACGAGTTATTTTATGTTGATTTTTGCTGAAGCAATTGTAAACCGTATGAAAACACGATACAATTCTCAAATTCGAACTGCCTTGGATGCATGTTGGAGTTTTTTGGAGAATAGAGATAAAAGGGGAGAGGAACTTTATCGCCTTTTAGATGATGGGACAGACTTCAGTGGAATATTTATCTACATGCAATTAGATGAAAATGAAGCGAATGGTCTCTTGTGGGACAACATTAGTTATGCAATAGGTGTGACTGCTAAAGAAGCTTTTGAGTTTGAAAATAAGAAGGAGCTTCCTTCTCCCTTGGAAAACATTGAACCGGAACTACTTGATGTCTTTATTGATAATTTAAAAGAGATTAGCATGGATCTTTATCATCACGTCGAAACAGTAAAAATTTTCATCAATAAAAATCCATACCCATCAAGAGAATCTGCCCTAAAAGAACTAGATAGACTAGGATTACTTAGATGA
- the rplU gene encoding 50S ribosomal protein L21 has protein sequence MSTYAIIKTGGKQVKVEVGQAVYVEKLNVEAGQEVTFNEVVLVGGENTVVGTPLVAGATVVGTVEKQGKQKKVVTYKYKPKKGSHRKQGHRQPYTKVVINAINA, from the coding sequence ATGAGCACATACGCAATTATCAAAACTGGCGGAAAACAAGTTAAAGTTGAAGTTGGTCAAGCAGTTTACGTTGAAAAATTGAACGTTGAAGCTGGTCAAGAAGTTACTTTTAACGAAGTTGTTCTTGTTGGTGGTGAAAACACTGTTGTCGGAACTCCACTTGTTGCTGGAGCTACTGTAGTTGGAACTGTTGAAAAACAAGGAAAACAAAAGAAAGTTGTTACATACAAGTACAAACCTAAAAAAGGTAGCCATCGTAAACAAGGTCACCGTCAACCATATACAAAAGTTGTCATCAACGCGATCAACGCTTAA
- a CDS encoding DEAD/DEAH box helicase → MKTKLPTEWQELSDQLGFQDFTPIQTQLFEPITEGENILGVSPTGTGKTLAYLLPSLLKLQKKKAQQLLILAPNTELAGQIFDVCKTWAEAIGLTAQLFLSGSSQKRQIERLKKGPEILIGTPGRIFELIKLKKIKMMNVETIILDEFDQLLDDSQIHFVEKITHYAPRDHQLIYMSATTKFDQEKIAPNTRTIDLSDQKLNNIQHFYMQVDQRHRVDMLRKLAHVEDFRGLVFFNSLSDLGSAEEKLQYRDILAVSLASDVNVKFRKVILEKFKDKQLTLLLATDLLARGIDIDSLECVVNFDIPRDMETYTHRAGRTGRMGKEGYVITLVTHPEELKKLKKFASVREIVLKNKELYIK, encoded by the coding sequence ATGAAAACCAAACTACCTACTGAATGGCAAGAACTGAGCGACCAACTCGGTTTCCAAGACTTCACTCCCATTCAGACTCAACTTTTTGAACCTATAACAGAAGGGGAAAATATTCTTGGAGTCAGTCCAACAGGAACTGGTAAGACCCTCGCTTACCTCCTACCTAGTCTTCTCAAACTGCAAAAGAAAAAAGCCCAACAACTCTTGATTCTAGCACCAAATACGGAACTTGCTGGACAGATTTTCGACGTGTGTAAAACGTGGGCAGAGGCTATCGGTTTGACCGCTCAGCTCTTCTTATCAGGTTCCAGTCAGAAACGCCAGATTGAACGTCTTAAAAAAGGACCAGAAATTCTGATTGGAACACCTGGCCGTATCTTTGAGTTGATTAAATTGAAAAAAATCAAGATGATGAATGTGGAAACCATCATCCTGGATGAATTTGACCAATTGCTCGATGATTCTCAGATTCACTTTGTCGAGAAAATCACTCACTACGCACCTCGTGACCACCAACTCATCTACATGAGTGCGACGACCAAGTTTGACCAAGAAAAGATTGCTCCAAACACGCGCACCATTGATCTCTCTGATCAAAAACTGAACAACATCCAACATTTCTACATGCAGGTAGACCAACGTCACCGAGTGGATATGCTACGAAAATTGGCTCATGTTGAGGATTTCCGTGGACTAGTTTTCTTTAATAGCCTATCAGATCTTGGAAGTGCAGAAGAAAAATTACAGTATCGTGATATCTTAGCTGTTTCCCTCGCTAGCGATGTCAATGTGAAATTTCGAAAAGTCATCTTAGAAAAGTTTAAAGACAAACAGTTGACCCTGCTCCTTGCAACTGACCTTCTGGCACGTGGAATTGATATTGATAGCCTAGAATGTGTCGTAAACTTTGATATTCCTAGAGATATGGAAACCTATACCCACCGCGCTGGCCGTACAGGTCGCATGGGCAAAGAGGGCTATGTTATCACTCTGGTAACCCATCCTGAAGAACTTAAAAAACTCAAAAAATTTGCAAGCGTGCGTGAAATTGTCCTAAAAAATAAAGAACTCTATATCAAATAA
- a CDS encoding DUF6572 domain-containing protein, giving the protein MFYCEHHRWPKADELNDYNHSDTIVHKGDGFVVYETNGYYEIGFFKEIGGAMGPEVCYPINKELMDKAFESSRGAYEVMIYAETGRWPLSKQDDIDRNYIRNHPETMLSNIEDQRELFDVEEFKALVKKAISSELKPTELDAIGIVDSHLELLLVDPVGWEEEIEVVHLEILQEKMNNYIHFLESKQYVARYGDKFDKKVIHIKLQYSPSDNGLAFLAAVQKVLQPTDMSLKVELPE; this is encoded by the coding sequence ATGTTTTATTGTGAACACCATCGTTGGCCAAAGGCAGATGAGTTAAATGATTATAATCATTCAGATACGATTGTACATAAAGGCGATGGATTTGTTGTATATGAGACAAATGGTTATTACGAAATTGGCTTCTTTAAAGAAATTGGAGGAGCCATGGGTCCAGAAGTTTGCTATCCTATCAATAAGGAACTGATGGATAAAGCATTTGAATCTTCTAGGGGAGCATATGAAGTCATGATTTATGCTGAAACAGGGCGCTGGCCCTTAAGTAAGCAAGATGATATTGATAGAAACTACATACGTAATCATCCTGAAACTATGCTATCAAATATAGAAGATCAACGTGAGTTGTTTGATGTTGAAGAGTTTAAAGCTCTTGTAAAAAAAGCCATCTCTTCAGAACTCAAGCCAACTGAACTTGATGCAATTGGTATAGTTGATAGTCATTTAGAGCTTCTTCTGGTGGATCCAGTCGGCTGGGAGGAAGAGATAGAAGTAGTCCATTTGGAAATTCTGCAAGAAAAAATGAATAATTACATTCACTTCCTCGAAAGCAAGCAGTATGTGGCACGATACGGTGATAAGTTTGACAAAAAAGTCATTCATATCAAATTACAATATTCTCCATCTGATAACGGATTGGCCTTTCTTGCGGCGGTTCAGAAGGTGTTACAACCCACAGATATGAGTTTGAAGGTGGAATTGCCGGAGTAA
- a CDS encoding LysR family transcriptional regulator, translating into MNIQQLRYVVAIANSGTFREAAEKMYVSQPSLSISVRDLEKELGFKIFRRTSSGTFLTRRGMEFYEKAQELVKGFDVFQNQYANPEEEKDEFSIASQHYDFLPPTITAFSERYPDYKNFRIFESTTVQILDEVAQGHSEIGIIYLNNQNKKGIMQRVEKLGLEVIELIPFQTHIYLREGHPLAQKEELVMGDLADLPTVRFTQEKDEYLYYSENFVDTSASSQMFNVTDRATFNGILERTDAYATGSGFLDSDSVNGITVIRLKDNLDNRMVYVKREEVELSQAGTLFVEVMQEYFDQKRKS; encoded by the coding sequence ATGAACATTCAACAATTACGCTATGTTGTGGCCATTGCCAATAGTGGTACTTTCCGTGAAGCTGCAGAAAAGATGTATGTCAGTCAGCCCAGTCTGTCTATTTCTGTGCGCGATTTGGAAAAAGAGCTGGGGTTTAAGATTTTCCGTCGGACGAGTTCGGGGACTTTCTTGACCCGTCGTGGTATGGAATTTTACGAGAAAGCACAAGAGTTAGTCAAAGGCTTCGATGTTTTTCAAAATCAGTATGCCAATCCTGAGGAAGAAAAGGATGAATTTTCCATTGCCAGCCAGCACTATGACTTCTTGCCACCAACCATTACGGCCTTTTCAGAGCGTTATCCTGATTATAAGAACTTTCGTATTTTTGAGTCTACTACAGTTCAAATCTTAGACGAAGTAGCGCAAGGACACAGTGAGATTGGGATTATCTACCTCAACAATCAAAATAAAAAGGGCATCATGCAACGGGTTGAAAAGCTTGGTTTAGAAGTTATTGAACTAATTCCTTTCCAGACTCACATTTATCTTCGTGAAGGGCATCCTTTAGCACAGAAAGAGGAATTGGTCATGGGGGATTTAGCGGATTTACCAACGGTTCGGTTTACTCAGGAAAAGGATGAGTACCTTTACTATTCAGAAAACTTTGTCGACACCAGCGCGAGTTCCCAGATGTTCAATGTGACCGACCGTGCTACTTTTAATGGTATTTTGGAGCGGACGGATGCTTATGCGACTGGATCTGGATTTTTAGATAGTGACAGTGTTAATGGGATCACAGTCATTCGTCTCAAGGATAATCTAGATAACCGCATGGTCTATGTCAAACGGGAAGAAGTGGAGCTTAGCCAAGCTGGGACTCTTTTCGTTGAGGTTATGCAAGAATATTTTGATCAAAAGAGGAAATCATGA
- a CDS encoding DUF1934 domain-containing protein: MKIRMRNTIQFDEQLEVIDQLYDVEVREKGDYSYLLFYNEEKEKVVLKFHEEELVMTRFSSPKTIMRFLKDSDSLAYIPTPMGMQEFIIQTNHYELDGQKIELAYQLQNQEGHPFASYQLEITWG, encoded by the coding sequence GTGAAGATTCGGATGCGCAATACGATTCAGTTTGATGAACAGTTGGAAGTCATAGACCAACTTTATGACGTGGAAGTGCGTGAAAAGGGCGATTATAGCTATCTGCTTTTCTACAATGAGGAGAAGGAAAAAGTGGTTCTCAAGTTTCATGAAGAAGAACTGGTGATGACCCGTTTCTCGAGTCCCAAAACTATCATGCGTTTTCTAAAGGATAGCGATAGTTTAGCCTATATTCCTACACCTATGGGCATGCAGGAATTTATCATTCAAACGAATCACTATGAACTGGATGGGCAAAAGATTGAATTAGCCTATCAACTGCAAAACCAAGAGGGACACCCCTTTGCCAGCTATCAATTAGAAATTACTTGGGGATAA
- the rpmA gene encoding 50S ribosomal protein L27 codes for MLKMTLNNLQLFAHKKGGGSTSNGRDSQAKRLGAKAADGQTVTGGSILYRQRGTHIYPGVNVGRGGDDTLFAKVEGVVRFERKGRDKKQVSVYPIAK; via the coding sequence ATGTTAAAAATGACTCTTAACAACTTGCAACTTTTCGCCCACAAAAAAGGTGGAGGTTCTACATCAAATGGACGTGATTCACAAGCGAAACGTCTTGGAGCTAAAGCAGCTGACGGACAAACTGTAACAGGTGGATCAATCCTTTACCGTCAACGTGGTACACACATCTACCCAGGTGTAAACGTTGGACGTGGTGGAGACGATACTTTGTTCGCTAAAGTTGAAGGCGTAGTACGCTTTGAACGTAAAGGACGCGATAAGAAACAAGTTTCTGTTTACCCAATCGCAAAATAA
- a CDS encoding Gfo/Idh/MocA family protein produces MLKLGVIGTGAISHHFIEAAHASGEYQLVAVYSRKLETAATFASRYENIQLFDQLEDLFKSSFDVVYIASPNSLHFVQAKAALSTGKHVILEKPAVTQPQEWLDLRQTAEKNHCFIFEAARNYHEEAFTTIKNFLADKQIWGADFNYAKYSSKMPDLLAGQTPNVFSDRFAGGALMDLGIYPLYATIRLFGKAQDATYHAQQLDNSIDLNGDGILFYPEFQVHIKAGKNITSNLPCEIYTADGTLTLNTIEHVRSAIFTNHQGNQVQLPIQQVPHTMTEEVAAFAQMIQQPDQTLYQNWLDDAGSVHDLLYTMRQTAGIRFEAEK; encoded by the coding sequence ATGCTTAAATTAGGTGTTATCGGAACAGGGGCTATCAGCCATCATTTCATAGAAGCAGCCCATGCTAGCGGAGAATACCAGCTGGTTGCAGTCTATTCTAGAAAACTAGAAACTGCCGCAACCTTTGCTTCTCGCTATGAAAATATCCAACTCTTTGATCAATTAGAAGACTTGTTTAAGTCTTCCTTTGATGTGGTCTATATCGCCAGTCCAAACTCCTTGCATTTTGTTCAAGCCAAGGCTGCCTTGTCTACTGGTAAGCACGTCATTCTTGAAAAGCCAGCTGTCACTCAGCCACAAGAGTGGCTAGATTTGAGGCAAACAGCTGAGAAAAATCACTGTTTTATCTTTGAGGCAGCACGAAACTACCACGAGGAAGCCTTTACCACTATCAAGAATTTTTTGGCAGACAAGCAAATTTGGGGAGCAGATTTCAACTATGCCAAGTATTCTTCCAAGATGCCTGACTTATTGGCTGGGCAGACGCCAAATGTTTTTTCAGATCGTTTTGCTGGTGGAGCACTTATGGACTTGGGGATTTATCCCCTCTACGCTACCATTCGCCTCTTTGGAAAGGCTCAAGACGCAACTTACCATGCTCAACAGCTTGACAATAGCATTGACTTAAATGGTGATGGTATCCTCTTCTACCCAGAATTTCAAGTTCATATCAAGGCTGGGAAAAACATCACTTCCAATCTTCCTTGTGAGATTTACACAGCAGATGGAACCTTGACCCTTAACACGATTGAGCATGTCCGCTCAGCTATTTTTACTAACCACCAAGGAAATCAAGTTCAGCTTCCTATCCAACAGGTTCCTCATACGATGACTGAGGAAGTCGCTGCATTCGCACAGATGATTCAGCAACCAGACCAGACGCTTTACCAGAACTGGCTGGATGATGCAGGTTCTGTTCATGATTTACTCTATACCATGCGCCAGACTGCTGGCATTAGATTTGAGGCAGAAAAATGA
- the lspA gene encoding signal peptidase II encodes MKKRGIVAVIVLLLIGLDQLVKNYVVQQIPLGEVRSWIPNFVSLTYLQNRGAAFSMLQDQQWLFAVITLVVMVGAIWYLHKHMEDSLWMVFGLTLIIAGGLGNFIDRMSQGFVVDMFHLDFINFAIFNVADSYLTVGVIVLLIAMLKEEVNGNKN; translated from the coding sequence ATGAAAAAAAGAGGAATAGTAGCAGTCATTGTACTGCTTTTGATTGGGCTGGATCAGTTGGTCAAAAATTATGTTGTCCAGCAGATTCCACTGGGTGAAGTGCGTTCGTGGATCCCCAATTTCGTTAGCTTGACCTATCTGCAAAATCGTGGGGCAGCCTTCTCCATGCTGCAAGATCAGCAGTGGTTATTTGCTGTCATTACACTGGTCGTCATGGTAGGAGCCATTTGGTATCTACATAAACACATGGAGGATTCTCTCTGGATGGTTTTTGGACTGACTTTGATAATCGCGGGAGGTCTGGGTAACTTTATTGACAGAATGAGTCAAGGTTTTGTGGTGGATATGTTTCACCTAGACTTTATCAACTTTGCGATTTTCAATGTGGCTGACAGCTATTTGACAGTTGGTGTCATTGTTTTATTGATTGCAATGCTTAAAGAGGAAGTAAATGGAAATAAAAATTGA
- a CDS encoding YoaK family protein, producing the protein MRLLPIRKISRQSKRLALFLTFCAGYVDAYTFIVRGNTLVAGQTGNVVFLSVGLIQQNVSDASAKVMTLLFFMMGVFFLTLYKEKLRIVKKPILSLIPLAVLSLIIGFVPQTVDNIYLVPPLAFCMGLVTTAFGEVSGIAYNNAFMTGNIKRTMLAFGDYFRTKHTPFLREGLIFVSLLSSFVFGVVFSAYLTIYYQEKTILGVPLMMSIFYFSMLFASWRKKGEK; encoded by the coding sequence ATGAGATTATTACCAATAAGGAAAATATCACGTCAGTCTAAGCGACTAGCGCTTTTTTTGACTTTTTGTGCAGGATATGTCGATGCTTATACCTTTATCGTGCGAGGGAACACCCTTGTCGCTGGACAGACTGGGAATGTCGTTTTTCTTTCTGTAGGACTCATTCAACAAAATGTATCGGATGCCAGTGCTAAAGTAATGACCTTGCTTTTCTTTATGATGGGTGTCTTTTTTCTGACATTGTATAAGGAAAAACTTCGAATTGTTAAAAAGCCGATTTTGTCCTTGATTCCTCTTGCAGTCCTGTCCCTAATTATAGGTTTTGTGCCACAAACGGTTGATAATATCTATCTCGTACCGCCCTTAGCCTTTTGTATGGGACTGGTGACAACAGCCTTTGGAGAAGTGTCAGGGATTGCCTATAATAATGCTTTTATGACAGGGAATATCAAACGTACCATGTTGGCTTTTGGAGATTATTTCCGGACCAAGCATACGCCTTTCCTACGAGAGGGATTGATTTTTGTTAGCTTGCTTAGCAGTTTTGTCTTCGGAGTTGTTTTTTCAGCTTATTTGACGATTTACTATCAGGAGAAGACAATTCTAGGTGTTCCTCTTATGATGAGTATCTTCTACTTCAGTATGCTTTTTGCTTCTTGGAGAAAAAAAGGAGAGAAATAG
- the ifs gene encoding NAD glycohydrolase inhibitor, with protein MKKFELPESKDYQSFINFYRNVMEEGKEEEAFLGTNPKYRIWQRDSYELDSTDIGVLIEYCLFPLYAEGDREIARRTFEILKDFSLSNDLMKLKKVTQYISNQKWFVTNYYDIPFVIETDELVRNIIESTSHLSDDQKRTYTYEGLCNVLDRNPEYRQCDEEKVEKIFKEFKEKYYNPPKAVKTIKTVEKIELDVTSIDAMGVSDDHLELLLIDENKWIESLEEEHLLKLQEKLNNYIYFLESKQYVERYGDKFDKKVIHITFQYSPSDNGLAFLAVVQKVLQPTDMSLKVELPE; from the coding sequence ATGAAAAAATTTGAATTACCAGAGTCTAAAGATTATCAATCTTTTATTAATTTTTATCGTAATGTGATGGAAGAAGGGAAAGAGGAAGAAGCTTTTTTAGGTACAAATCCAAAATATCGTATATGGCAAAGGGACTCTTATGAACTTGATAGTACAGATATTGGAGTATTGATAGAATATTGCTTATTCCCTCTGTATGCAGAAGGTGATAGGGAGATAGCGCGCAGAACCTTTGAAATCTTGAAAGATTTTAGCTTATCTAATGATCTAATGAAATTAAAGAAGGTCACTCAATATATTTCTAATCAAAAATGGTTTGTAACGAATTATTATGATATTCCCTTTGTTATTGAAACAGATGAATTGGTAAGAAATATTATAGAAAGCACTTCCCACCTATCAGATGATCAAAAACGAACGTATACCTATGAAGGGTTGTGTAATGTATTAGATCGTAATCCAGAATACAGGCAGTGTGATGAAGAAAAGGTGGAGAAGATTTTTAAGGAATTCAAGGAAAAATACTACAATCCACCAAAAGCAGTGAAAACCATTAAAACAGTTGAGAAAATTGAACTAGACGTTACGAGTATCGATGCGATGGGTGTTTCAGATGACCATCTAGAGTTGTTGTTGATTGATGAAAACAAATGGATAGAGTCATTAGAAGAAGAACATCTGTTGAAACTTCAAGAAAAACTAAATAACTACATCTACTTCCTCGAAAGCAAGCAGTATGTGGAGCGATATGGTGATAAGTTTGATAAAAAAGTCATCCATATCACATTCCAGTATTCTCCATCAGACAACGGTCTAGCATTCCTCGCAGTGGTTCAGAAGGTGTTACAACCTACTGATATGAGCTTGAAGGTAGAATTACCGGAGTAA